From a region of the Rhodococcus sp. 4CII genome:
- the egtC gene encoding ergothioneine biosynthesis protein EgtC, with amino-acid sequence MCRHLGYLGPEHSVGDLVSRGENSLLRQSYAPRDMRGGGTINADGFGVGWWGRDGFSRYRSAQPLWSDPVVREMLPNIRSGAVVAAARSATVGMPVQHTACAPFSDETWAFSHNGVVRGWPESLGALVGDLAVADLLQLEAPTDSAALWLLLRRALGELDPEKAMSTLVRSVDAVAPGSRLNLLLSNGSELWATTWHHSLSALVDDERAIVMSEPYDDDPAWQSIPDRHFVSARPGHLIVTPLEMGA; translated from the coding sequence ATGTGCCGACACCTGGGCTATCTGGGACCGGAACACTCAGTGGGCGACCTCGTCAGCCGCGGCGAGAACTCGCTGCTGCGCCAGTCGTACGCGCCGCGCGACATGCGGGGCGGGGGAACGATCAACGCCGACGGATTCGGGGTGGGGTGGTGGGGACGGGACGGATTCTCCCGGTACCGCAGCGCTCAGCCGCTCTGGTCCGACCCCGTCGTGCGAGAGATGTTGCCGAACATCCGCTCCGGGGCCGTGGTGGCGGCCGCGCGGTCGGCAACCGTCGGTATGCCCGTACAGCACACGGCATGTGCGCCGTTCTCCGATGAGACCTGGGCTTTCAGCCACAACGGGGTGGTGCGCGGATGGCCCGAGTCCCTCGGCGCGCTGGTGGGCGACCTGGCGGTCGCCGATCTCCTGCAACTGGAGGCGCCGACCGACTCCGCCGCGCTGTGGCTGCTTCTGCGCCGCGCCCTCGGCGAGCTGGACCCGGAGAAGGCGATGAGCACACTCGTCCGTTCCGTCGATGCCGTAGCGCCGGGATCCCGTCTGAATCTGCTCTTGAGCAACGGCAGTGAACTCTGGGCCACCACCTGGCACCACTCGCTGTCGGCGCTCGTCGACGACGAGCGGGCCATCGTGATGTCCGAACCCTACGACGACGACCCTGCGTGGCAGTCGATTCCGGACCGTCACTTCGTCAGCGCTCGCCCCGGACACCTGATCGTCACCCCGCTCGAGATGGGAGCATAA